In a single window of the Nicotiana tomentosiformis chromosome 8, ASM39032v3, whole genome shotgun sequence genome:
- the LOC138897570 gene encoding uncharacterized protein: MADLIELGMIDFELIMGMDWLYLYFAKLDCRARIMRFEFPNKPAVEWKRNNAMPKGRFISYLKATKMIRKGCIYHLIRVTDTTAEVPTLESVPIVNKFPDVFLDELLGIPPDREIDFGIDMMPGTQPISIPPYRMAPAELKELKEQLGYLLDKGFI; the protein is encoded by the coding sequence ATGGCTgatcttattgaactagggatgattgattttgaattaataatgggaatggattggctttatttatattttgccaaactcgattgccgagccagaatcatgaggtttgaatttcctaacAAGCCAGCTGTTGAGTGGAAGAGGAATAATgctatgccaaaaggtaggtttatttcttacctcaaggccacgaagatgattaggaaggggtgtatttatcatttgattcgagttacggacaccactgctgaggtgcctacccttgaatctgtaccaattgtgaatAAATTCCCCGATGTATTTTTGGATGAGCTCCTTGGGATtcctccagacagggagattgattttgggattgatatgatgccgggcacgcaacctatatccattccaccttatagaatggcgccagcagaattaaaagagctaaaggaacaactagGGTATTTGCTAGATAAAGGTTTCAtctga